One part of the Moraxella sp. FZFQ2102 genome encodes these proteins:
- a CDS encoding 16S rRNA (uracil(1498)-N(3))-methyltransferase — MNVILFPSSAWVSSEKSSGNQVVITDSSVIRHIQIVLGAGVGDTLKVGEIGGQLGVAKIVDMCDDGVVLAEVRLDTPPPPKLDLTLILALPRPKVLRRLMMDMTAMGVNHIILLNSVRTDKSYWGSPLLARMDEYLLEGLQQGVDTVLPKVTIAKRFKPFVQDELPSIIGENTAIVAHPYADASFGQACQDGLPKVLIVGAEGGFVPYEIELLASVGVRAASLGSRILRTESAVNALLGRWLD, encoded by the coding sequence ATGAATGTGATTTTATTTCCATCATCTGCTTGGGTGAGTTCTGAGAAATCATCTGGCAATCAAGTAGTTATCACAGATTCTTCGGTGATTCGACATATTCAAATTGTGCTGGGTGCAGGCGTCGGTGATACGCTGAAAGTCGGTGAAATCGGCGGTCAGCTTGGTGTGGCAAAGATTGTAGATATGTGTGATGATGGGGTGGTCTTGGCAGAAGTGCGCCTAGATACACCGCCACCGCCGAAGCTTGATTTGACGCTGATTTTGGCTTTACCGCGTCCAAAGGTGCTGCGCCGCTTGATGATGGATATGACAGCAATGGGGGTGAATCATATCATTTTGCTAAACAGTGTACGCACGGATAAATCATACTGGGGTTCGCCACTGCTTGCACGCATGGATGAATATTTGCTCGAAGGCTTGCAGCAGGGTGTGGATACTGTACTGCCAAAAGTGACGATTGCCAAGCGGTTCAAGCCCTTTGTGCAGGATGAGCTGCCAAGTATCATCGGTGAGAATACCGCCATCGTCGCCCATCCGTATGCGGATGCCAGCTTTGGGCAGGCGTGCCAAGATGGACTGCCCAAGGTGCTGATCGTAGGTGCTGAAGGGGGATTTGTGCCTTATGAGATTGAGCTTTTGGCAAGTGTTGGTGTGCGCGCAGCCAGTCTCGGCAGTCGTATCCTGCGTACCGAAAGCGCGGTCAATGCCTTGCTTGGGCGGTGGCTTGATTGA
- a CDS encoding 3-deoxy-D-manno-octulosonic acid transferase, producing the protein MTATRPPLYYRLATRLLAPIYRQLVIKKSKHRPTLKRELAERFGEQYSAVPTGDRGVIWCHAVSLGELNTAYSLLCKLLEAGFGLWISSTTQTGFERAAKLFADQIVAGQVAHSFVPVDTTAVVTRFLDHVRPCAVLFIETELWANTLYACKSRGIPSLMINARLSDKSYQGYAKIRAVSQSMMANLDKIIAQDVVYAKRFGELGASDDQLIVMASLKWASTAQLTDVQEQLATDITAQIHHAGRRAVWVMASTHDGEESLALDAHRLVIDKLQQLSKDKANPLLILVPRHPERFDVVADLCKQSGLITARRSAQQAISADTQVYLADSMGELLVWYKIADYAVVGGSFVPVGGHNPIEAISLGTPVIMGSFDDNCKELVKDLKKVGALAQISADGDNLAEALSEGITQAYVYHWSGEQGVKLVAKKQQTVTEQFQMILSVIDRAHDKKM; encoded by the coding sequence ATGACAGCCACTCGTCCGCCTTTATATTACCGCCTTGCCACGCGCCTGCTTGCACCGATTTATCGGCAACTGGTGATCAAAAAATCCAAACACCGCCCGACGCTCAAGCGTGAACTTGCCGAACGATTTGGTGAGCAGTATTCGGCTGTGCCAACGGGCGATCGCGGCGTGATTTGGTGTCATGCGGTGTCATTGGGTGAGCTGAACACGGCGTATTCACTGCTGTGTAAGCTGCTTGAAGCAGGCTTTGGGCTGTGGATTAGCAGTACCACGCAGACAGGCTTTGAGCGAGCAGCGAAATTATTCGCTGATCAGATCGTGGCAGGGCAAGTGGCGCATAGCTTTGTGCCAGTGGATACAACCGCGGTGGTCACAAGATTCTTGGATCATGTGCGTCCGTGTGCGGTGCTGTTCATTGAGACTGAGCTGTGGGCGAATACCTTATATGCTTGTAAAAGTCGTGGCATCCCAAGCCTGATGATCAATGCGCGCCTGAGTGATAAATCCTATCAAGGCTATGCCAAAATCCGCGCGGTCAGCCAAAGTATGATGGCAAATTTGGATAAAATCATCGCCCAAGATGTGGTATATGCCAAGCGATTTGGTGAGCTTGGCGCAAGCGATGATCAGCTTATAGTGATGGCATCGCTCAAATGGGCAAGTACAGCACAATTAACCGATGTCCAAGAACAGCTTGCCACTGACATCACTGCACAAATCCATCACGCAGGCAGGCGTGCGGTGTGGGTAATGGCAAGCACGCACGATGGTGAAGAGTCGCTTGCGCTGGATGCACATCGACTTGTCATTGATAAATTACAACAATTATCCAAAGACAAAGCCAATCCGCTATTAATTCTTGTGCCGCGCCATCCTGAACGATTTGATGTGGTTGCTGATTTGTGCAAGCAATCGGGGCTAATCACCGCTAGGCGCTCAGCACAACAAGCGATTAGCGCAGATACGCAAGTCTATTTGGCAGACAGCATGGGTGAGCTGCTTGTGTGGTACAAGATAGCCGATTATGCGGTGGTGGGCGGTTCATTTGTGCCTGTCGGTGGGCACAATCCGATCGAAGCCATCAGCCTTGGCACGCCTGTGATTATGGGTAGCTTTGATGATAATTGTAAAGAATTGGTAAAAGATCTAAAAAAAGTCGGCGCACTGGCACAGATTTCAGCCGATGGCGATAATCTTGCCGAAGCGCTCTCTGAAGGCATCACGCAAGCCTATGTCTATCACTGGTCGGGCGAGCAAGGGGTGAAATTGGTCGCAAAAAAGCAGCAAACCGTCACTGAGCAATTTCAGATGATTTTATCGGTGATTGATCGCGCTCATGACAAGAAAATGTGA
- a CDS encoding DUF805 domain-containing protein, whose amino-acid sequence MKGRILDFSVAQDGGLILSEDGVRYMFAANQWRGQSLPKVGQDVDFDVDDAQRAIEIYPDVFAAPQASNTAQTLDDIGNKVGQSFNKFTADINNSLMKVKQNDTPSTFIDFAVLAVTKNYANFEGRARRKEYWGSMLVYFILSIIVSMVVNLTFLISEYLTYFLMVVASLIYLALIIPMLSITVRRLHDIDKSGWFYLVSLIPLIGGIWLLILLCTEGTRGENRFGADPKAAER is encoded by the coding sequence ATGAAAGGTAGAATTCTAGATTTTTCGGTCGCGCAAGATGGCGGCTTGATCTTGAGCGAAGATGGCGTGCGTTATATGTTTGCTGCTAATCAATGGCGCGGTCAAAGCTTGCCAAAAGTTGGGCAAGATGTGGACTTTGATGTCGATGATGCGCAGCGCGCGATTGAGATTTATCCAGATGTTTTTGCCGCACCGCAAGCCAGTAACACTGCACAGACTTTGGATGATATCGGCAATAAAGTCGGTCAATCATTCAATAAATTCACCGCTGATATTAATAACAGCTTAATGAAAGTGAAGCAAAATGACACGCCATCGACATTTATTGATTTTGCGGTTTTGGCAGTGACCAAGAACTATGCCAATTTTGAAGGTCGTGCTCGCCGTAAAGAATACTGGGGTTCGATGTTGGTGTATTTTATCTTAAGTATTATTGTCTCAATGGTGGTAAATCTAACTTTCCTGATCTCAGAATATTTGACTTATTTTTTGATGGTGGTGGCGTCATTGATTTATTTGGCGCTGATTATTCCTATGTTATCAATCACTGTGCGTCGTTTGCATGATATTGATAAATCGGGCTGGTTTTATTTGGTGTCACTGATTCCGCTGATTGGCGGGATTTGGCTACTGATCCTTTTGTGCACCGAAGGCACGCGCGGTGAGAATCGCTTTGGCGCTGACCCAAAAGCCGCCGAGCGCTGA